A genomic region of Pseudomonas abietaniphila contains the following coding sequences:
- a CDS encoding DUF4381 domain-containing protein: MSLLDQLQPMILPEPVSVWPLAPGWWLLLALIPLLGYGLWRARVFLPKKAAGEAVEQPLDPLRQAALIELAQLPKPYDGAPAGAWLQQINGLLKRLCRNDYPYSQSHTLNGRKWLAFLDNRCPAAGLTRWMILVEGAYKPECKLDDKAINGLTQSVDTWIRKHV, encoded by the coding sequence ATGAGCCTGCTGGATCAGTTGCAACCGATGATCCTCCCCGAGCCGGTGAGCGTCTGGCCACTCGCGCCTGGCTGGTGGTTGCTGCTCGCACTGATTCCGCTGTTGGGCTACGGCCTGTGGCGCGCGCGGGTTTTCCTGCCGAAAAAGGCCGCTGGCGAGGCGGTCGAACAGCCGCTCGATCCGCTGCGCCAGGCCGCGTTGATCGAACTCGCCCAGTTGCCCAAACCTTATGACGGTGCCCCGGCCGGCGCGTGGCTGCAGCAGATCAACGGTTTGCTCAAACGCCTGTGCCGCAACGACTACCCCTACAGCCAGAGCCACACGCTCAATGGCCGCAAATGGCTGGCATTTCTCGACAATCGCTGCCCGGCGGCGGGGCTTACCCGCTGGATGATCCTGGTCGAAGGCGCTTACAAACCTGAATGCAAGCTCGACGACAAGGCCATCAACGGCCTGACTCAGTCGGTCGACACCTGGATTCGCAAACATGTTTGA
- a CDS encoding exonuclease SbcCD subunit D C-terminal domain-containing protein — translation MRLFHTSDWHLGQNLHGQERDFEHASFLTWLLARLAERKPDVLLIAGDIFDTVNPPVKSQERLYDFIVSAHEQNPQLTIVMIAGNHDSGSRIELPAPLMRRLRTHALGRVLWLDDGVLDVDRLLLPLTNAKGKVLGWCLALPFLRPAEVTGPTLGDNYLRGIGQVHEKLIAAANLKRKKGQALIAISHAHMAGGSVSEDSERSLIIGNAEALPASLFGESITYVALGHLHKPQRVNGEDRIRYSGSPIPLSFSEIGYQHQILEIECEGDTLASVKPLLIPRAVNLQRIGPAPLAELLLQLKDLPDIDLLADIDRQPWLEVRVRLDEPQPDLRNQIEAALENKAVRLVRIAAEYAGKGARDEDGNQDLIELDQLSPQELFSRAWLDNYGSEVDEQTLQDFATLLQDVQLESEQP, via the coding sequence ATGCGTCTGTTCCACACCTCCGACTGGCACCTGGGCCAAAACCTCCATGGCCAGGAACGGGACTTCGAACACGCCAGCTTCCTGACCTGGCTGCTGGCCCGGCTGGCCGAGCGCAAGCCCGACGTGCTGCTGATCGCCGGCGATATCTTCGACACCGTCAACCCGCCGGTAAAATCCCAGGAGCGGCTGTACGACTTCATCGTCAGCGCCCACGAACAAAACCCGCAGCTGACCATCGTGATGATCGCCGGCAACCACGACTCCGGCTCGCGCATCGAACTCCCCGCCCCCCTGATGCGACGCCTGCGCACCCACGCGCTGGGCCGTGTGCTGTGGCTGGATGACGGGGTGCTCGACGTCGATCGTCTGCTGCTGCCCCTGACCAACGCCAAAGGCAAAGTGCTGGGCTGGTGCCTGGCGCTGCCTTTCCTGCGGCCGGCTGAAGTCACCGGCCCGACGCTGGGCGACAACTACCTGCGCGGCATCGGTCAGGTCCACGAGAAACTGATTGCCGCCGCCAACCTGAAACGCAAAAAAGGCCAGGCGCTGATTGCCATCAGTCACGCCCACATGGCGGGCGGCTCGGTCTCGGAAGACTCCGAACGCAGCCTGATCATCGGCAACGCAGAAGCCCTGCCGGCCAGCTTGTTCGGCGAGAGCATCACCTACGTTGCTCTCGGCCACCTGCACAAGCCACAACGGGTCAATGGCGAAGACCGCATTCGCTACAGCGGCTCGCCGATCCCGTTGTCGTTCTCGGAAATCGGCTATCAGCATCAGATCCTCGAAATCGAATGCGAGGGCGACACGCTCGCCAGCGTCAAACCGCTGCTGATCCCCCGCGCGGTCAACCTGCAACGGATCGGTCCGGCGCCCTTGGCCGAACTGCTGCTGCAACTCAAGGACCTGCCGGACATCGACCTGCTGGCCGACATTGATCGCCAACCCTGGCTCGAAGTCCGCGTGCGCCTGGACGAGCCACAGCCTGACCTGCGCAACCAGATCGAGGCGGCGCTGGAAAACAAGGCCGTGCGACTGGTGCGCATCGCCGCCGAATACGCGGGCAAAGGCGCCCGCGACGAAGACGGCAATCAGGATCTGATCGAGCTGGATCAACTCAGCCCGCAGGAGTTGTTCAGCCGCGCCTGGCTCGACAATTACGGCAGCGAGGTCGACGAACAGACGTTGCAGGACTTCGCCACGCTGCTGCAGGACGTGCAACTGGAGAGCGAACAGCCATGA
- a CDS encoding DUF58 domain-containing protein — MQPYLISQPGIRISLAELIEMRHRVREVQLFSSPSRRSPLIGLHHSKLRGRGVDFDQVRVYQAGDDVRTIDWRVTARTQEPHTKLFHEERERPIFLMVEQSRRVFFGSGLMFKSVLAAQAAALIGWAALGHNDRVGGLVFGDNEHYEIKPRRSKQSLLQLLNRLVRVNQSLHTEAVADRDTFGVALRRAREVLRPGSLVFILCDERTLSDSAEQQLALLSRHCDLLLLPLSDPLDHALPAAGLLRFAEKGAQLELDTLNPDLRQTYRAQGEARQARWELLAKKLRVLMIPLSTQREMVEQLRDYLNAQQPAKPK; from the coding sequence ATGCAACCCTATCTGATTTCCCAACCGGGCATCCGCATCAGCCTTGCCGAGCTGATCGAGATGCGCCATCGCGTGCGGGAAGTGCAGCTGTTTTCGTCGCCCAGCCGACGCAGCCCGCTGATCGGCCTGCACCACTCCAAGCTGCGCGGGCGCGGTGTCGACTTCGATCAGGTGCGCGTCTATCAGGCCGGCGACGACGTGCGCACTATCGACTGGCGCGTCACCGCCCGAACCCAAGAGCCGCACACCAAGCTGTTTCATGAAGAGCGTGAGCGGCCGATTTTCCTCATGGTCGAACAAAGCCGTCGCGTGTTTTTCGGCTCTGGCCTGATGTTCAAATCGGTACTCGCGGCGCAGGCCGCCGCCCTGATTGGCTGGGCCGCGCTGGGCCACAACGATCGCGTCGGCGGGCTGGTATTCGGCGACAACGAGCACTACGAAATCAAGCCGCGACGCAGCAAGCAGAGCTTGCTGCAACTGCTCAACCGGCTGGTGCGGGTCAATCAGTCCCTGCACACCGAAGCGGTGGCAGACCGGGACACCTTTGGTGTCGCCCTGCGTCGTGCGCGGGAAGTCCTGCGGCCGGGAAGCCTGGTATTCATCCTGTGCGACGAACGAACCCTGTCCGACTCCGCCGAACAGCAACTGGCCTTGCTTTCGCGGCACTGCGACCTGTTGCTGCTGCCGTTGTCCGATCCGCTGGATCATGCGCTGCCCGCCGCCGGACTGTTGAGGTTCGCCGAAAAAGGCGCGCAACTGGAACTCGACACCCTTAACCCCGACCTGCGTCAGACCTACCGTGCGCAGGGTGAAGCGCGGCAGGCACGCTGGGAGTTGCTGGCCAAGAAGCTGCGCGTGTTGATGATTCCGCTGAGCACACAACGCGAGATGGTGGAGCAACTGCGCGACTACCTGAATGCCCAGCAACCGGCCAAACCAAAATGA
- a CDS encoding vWA domain-containing protein: MFEFAWPWVFALLPLPWLLRFVLPVADSGEAALKVTFLNELEGLAGRRARAHLPGWRRQLPFVTLWLLLLVAAARPQWLGDPLPVAASGRDLLVAVDVSGSMDYPDMVWQNDEVSRLTLVKQLLGDFLEHRQGDRVGLILFGSQAYLQAPLTFDRKTVRVWLDEARIGIAGKNTAIGDAIGLALKRLRLRPAQSRVLILVTDGANNAGQIDPATAARLAAGEGVKIYPIGIGADPDKGATTILGLNPSLDLDEPALREIAEISGGQYFRARDGAQLEKIGKALDTLEPVTQQPTQARPAHALYHWPLAMALLLSILLVIHERWPQNPLYRFLARQPVLHQGPQWRQRFKRLRRHR; the protein is encoded by the coding sequence ATGTTTGAATTCGCCTGGCCGTGGGTCTTCGCCCTGCTGCCCCTGCCCTGGCTGCTGAGGTTCGTGCTGCCGGTGGCCGACAGCGGTGAGGCCGCGCTCAAGGTGACTTTCCTCAATGAACTGGAAGGCCTGGCCGGTCGTCGCGCCCGCGCTCACCTGCCTGGATGGCGTCGACAACTGCCCTTCGTCACGCTGTGGCTGTTGCTGCTGGTGGCGGCTGCGCGTCCCCAATGGCTCGGCGACCCGTTGCCGGTGGCGGCCAGTGGGCGCGACCTGTTGGTGGCAGTTGACGTGTCGGGGTCCATGGATTACCCGGACATGGTCTGGCAGAACGACGAAGTCAGCCGCCTGACGCTGGTCAAGCAGCTGCTCGGCGACTTCCTCGAGCATCGTCAGGGCGATCGCGTCGGGCTGATCCTGTTCGGCAGCCAGGCCTATCTTCAGGCACCGTTGACCTTCGACCGCAAGACCGTTCGGGTCTGGCTGGACGAAGCACGCATCGGCATCGCCGGTAAAAACACAGCCATCGGCGATGCCATTGGCCTGGCGCTGAAACGTCTGCGTTTACGTCCCGCGCAAAGCCGCGTACTGATTCTGGTGACTGACGGCGCCAACAACGCCGGTCAGATCGACCCCGCGACCGCCGCGCGCCTCGCGGCGGGAGAAGGCGTGAAGATTTATCCGATCGGTATCGGCGCCGACCCCGACAAAGGCGCGACCACGATTCTCGGTCTGAACCCCAGCCTGGATCTGGACGAGCCAGCCCTGCGCGAAATCGCCGAGATCTCGGGCGGGCAATATTTCCGTGCCCGCGACGGCGCGCAGCTGGAAAAGATCGGCAAGGCTCTCGACACCCTTGAGCCCGTCACCCAACAACCGACTCAGGCCCGTCCCGCTCACGCCCTCTATCACTGGCCGCTGGCAATGGCGTTGCTGCTGAGCATCCTGCTGGTGATTCACGAACGCTGGCCGCAAAACCCGCTGTACCGTTTCCTCGCCCGCCAGCCAGTTCTGCATCAGGGTCCGCAGTGGCGGCAGCGCTTCAAGCGCTTGCGGAGGCACCGATGA
- a CDS encoding AAA family ATPase, translated as MEHREALIALRTFLSTQILGQEKLVERLLIALLADGHMLVEGAPGLAKTKAIKELAEGIEAEFHRIQFTPDLLPADITGTEIYRPETGSFVFQQGPIFHNLVLADEINRAPAKVQSALLEAMAERQVSVGRSTYDLSPLFLVMATQNPIEQEGTYPLPEAQLDRFLMHVKIGFPDANVERKILQQARGEALNGETKPERRVTQQAIFAARKEILGLYMADAVEEYLVQLVMATRTPAKFDAELAEWIGYGASPRGSISLDRCARAHAWLAGRDFVSPEDIQAMVFDVLRHRIILSFEAEAAGIDQDRVIQRILDVVAVA; from the coding sequence ATGGAACATCGTGAAGCGTTGATCGCGCTGCGAACCTTTCTCTCCACTCAGATTCTGGGGCAGGAGAAACTGGTGGAGCGCCTGCTGATCGCGCTGCTTGCCGACGGCCACATGCTGGTCGAAGGTGCGCCGGGCCTGGCCAAGACCAAAGCGATCAAGGAACTGGCCGAAGGCATCGAGGCCGAGTTCCATCGCATCCAGTTCACGCCCGACCTGTTGCCCGCCGACATCACCGGCACCGAGATCTATCGCCCGGAAACCGGCAGCTTCGTCTTCCAGCAGGGTCCGATCTTCCACAACCTGGTGCTGGCGGACGAAATCAACCGGGCGCCCGCCAAGGTCCAGTCGGCGCTGCTTGAAGCCATGGCCGAGCGCCAGGTCAGTGTTGGGCGAAGCACCTACGATCTGTCGCCGCTGTTTCTGGTCATGGCCACACAGAACCCGATCGAGCAGGAAGGCACGTATCCGCTGCCCGAAGCTCAGCTCGACCGCTTTCTGATGCACGTCAAAATCGGTTTCCCCGATGCCAACGTCGAACGCAAGATTCTGCAGCAGGCCCGTGGCGAAGCCTTGAACGGTGAAACCAAGCCGGAGCGGCGCGTGACCCAGCAGGCAATCTTCGCCGCACGTAAAGAGATCCTTGGCCTGTACATGGCCGACGCGGTGGAGGAATACCTGGTGCAACTGGTCATGGCCACCCGCACACCCGCCAAGTTCGACGCAGAGCTGGCCGAGTGGATCGGTTACGGCGCCAGCCCCCGTGGCTCGATCTCTCTGGACCGCTGCGCAAGGGCCCACGCCTGGCTGGCCGGCCGTGACTTCGTCAGCCCCGAGGACATTCAGGCGATGGTGTTCGACGTGCTGCGTCATCGCATCATTCTGTCGTTCGAAGCCGAAGCCGCGGGCATTGATCAGGACCGCGTGATCCAGCGCATTCTCGACGTCGTTGCCGTCGCCTGA
- a CDS encoding BatD family protein, whose amino-acid sequence MSRVHTVVIAWLLCLFALAAQADTPAATLQASVDRTRVNTGETVELTLESDDATLFGKPDMSALDADFEVRDTRQLNSLTTLEGNVHATTRWLITLMPRHSGSIDIPSLKLGELVSQPIALQVVEVEPSAQSQEQKLAPVFMEASLDQDTVYVQAQAVLTVRVYHSVSLFDDSNLTPLQVPDARIEKLGDTRTYEKQINGIRHGVIEMRYALYPQHSGELTIPAQEFSATMVQDIPDTPAAATSQPAMATSPKPGKLMRVTSDPLALKVKPQPEHYPANTPWLPARSISLSENWSPDPAHSQIGDSLTRTLVIKAEGLSSAQLPPLPATDVSALRRYPDQPQLSNQASERGLVGVREEREALVPNRPGAIDIPAVDLVWWNTQEDHLEHSALPARTLQVSTNPALAVDMPVSENAGVTVIGPPVWPWQLSTVLLSFTTLLGFGLWWRARWQPALTRVAQAGPSPRTVLDDLKRASLANDPHATRQALDAWARQQPETLADMAARFVPLSDALDGLNGALYSETGKLWLGEDLWRAVKALPAVERPQDPNGADSLPPLYPK is encoded by the coding sequence ATGAGTCGTGTGCACACAGTGGTAATCGCCTGGTTGTTGTGCCTGTTCGCGCTCGCGGCACAGGCCGACACCCCTGCTGCAACGTTGCAGGCCAGCGTCGACCGCACACGCGTCAACACTGGCGAAACGGTCGAACTGACCCTTGAATCCGATGATGCCACGCTGTTCGGCAAGCCTGACATGAGCGCGCTGGACGCCGACTTCGAAGTGCGTGACACCCGCCAGCTCAACAGCCTGACCACGCTGGAAGGCAACGTTCACGCGACCACCCGCTGGCTGATTACATTGATGCCTCGACACAGCGGCTCAATCGACATTCCCTCGCTGAAACTGGGCGAACTGGTGAGCCAGCCCATCGCCTTGCAAGTGGTGGAGGTCGAACCGTCTGCGCAGTCGCAGGAACAGAAACTCGCGCCGGTGTTCATGGAAGCGAGCCTGGATCAAGACACCGTTTACGTGCAGGCGCAGGCGGTGCTCACGGTGCGTGTCTATCACTCGGTGTCGCTGTTCGACGACAGCAACCTGACGCCGTTGCAGGTTCCGGACGCGCGCATTGAAAAACTCGGCGACACGCGCACGTACGAGAAGCAGATCAATGGCATTCGTCATGGCGTCATCGAAATGCGTTATGCGTTGTACCCGCAGCACAGCGGCGAGCTGACCATTCCGGCCCAGGAATTCAGCGCCACGATGGTGCAGGACATTCCCGACACCCCAGCGGCTGCCACCAGCCAGCCGGCGATGGCCACCAGCCCCAAGCCAGGCAAGCTGATGCGCGTGACGTCCGACCCGCTGGCGCTGAAGGTCAAGCCGCAACCCGAACACTACCCCGCCAACACGCCGTGGTTGCCCGCGCGCAGCATCAGCCTCAGCGAGAACTGGAGTCCGGATCCGGCCCACAGCCAGATCGGCGATTCGTTGACCCGCACCCTGGTGATCAAGGCTGAAGGCTTGTCCAGCGCACAACTGCCTCCCTTGCCCGCCACCGACGTGAGCGCCCTTCGTCGTTACCCGGATCAGCCGCAACTGAGCAATCAGGCGAGCGAACGGGGTCTGGTCGGCGTGCGTGAAGAACGTGAAGCGCTGGTGCCCAACCGGCCCGGCGCCATCGACATCCCGGCGGTGGACCTGGTGTGGTGGAACACTCAGGAGGACCACCTGGAGCACAGCGCCCTGCCCGCTCGCACGCTGCAGGTCAGCACCAACCCGGCGCTGGCGGTGGACATGCCGGTCAGTGAGAACGCCGGTGTGACGGTGATCGGACCGCCGGTCTGGCCGTGGCAATTGAGCACGGTGCTGTTGAGTTTTACCACGCTGCTGGGCTTCGGCCTGTGGTGGCGGGCGCGCTGGCAGCCTGCGCTGACCCGCGTTGCACAAGCCGGTCCCAGCCCGCGCACCGTGCTTGACGACCTGAAGCGCGCCAGCCTGGCCAATGACCCGCACGCGACCCGGCAAGCGTTGGACGCCTGGGCCCGTCAGCAACCGGAAACCCTCGCTGACATGGCCGCGCGTTTTGTGCCATTGTCCGACGCCCTGGATGGCCTGAACGGCGCGCTTTACAGTGAGACCGGCAAGCTGTGGCTGGGCGAAGATTTGTGGCGCGCCGTCAAGGCATTGCCCGCAGTTGAGCGACCGCAAGACCCGAACGGCGCAGACAGCCTGCCGCCGCTTTATCCGAAATAA
- a CDS encoding vWA domain-containing protein, translating into MFALWPQWLRPWWLLLLPLLSWLLWRLWNRQKRVGRWQMILPGAFHSTLLSGGNGRESKLPWIALGFGWLLALLALLGPSWQRVEQTSQKPVDPLVVLLELTPEMLAADSPPTRLEQARRKLLDLLQARSDSQTAIIVYAGSAHTLVPLSDDLSTSKNLLDAIKPSIMPEAGQRADLGVIKALALLKQGDLGVGRLLWIGSSLNDAERQGIRSVMTGHAPQLLMLGVGTAEGAPVAQEKGGFLKDAQGGILVPRLDGNSLKDFAEELGGHYTSLRLDDDDLRELGLLDGPKDLRSQGQTVRLDSWADQGYWLLLPLLLLAACAGRRGWVLCLPLLMLVPQHSYAFEFKDLFLRPDQQGQHLLQRHRPGEAARHFEDVQWQGIALYEAGDYAGAAQRFAQGNSAADHYNRGNALAKSGELDAAIDAYEQALERQPDFPAAAANKALVEQMLEQNKQAAAEDASEGKTEGDDAANNPRSDSAEQQQTNPQAPVQNGDDDNNSRSTSEISGGAGTSDAMPNDDEPTRAPSRPADPHLNGEQRQALEQWLRQIPDEPGELLRRKFWYEQQQHQEKAR; encoded by the coding sequence CTGTTCGCGCTGTGGCCGCAATGGCTGCGGCCCTGGTGGTTGTTGCTCCTGCCGTTGCTCAGTTGGCTGCTGTGGCGGCTCTGGAACCGGCAGAAGCGTGTCGGCCGCTGGCAGATGATTTTGCCCGGCGCGTTTCACTCGACCCTGCTCAGCGGGGGCAACGGGCGCGAGAGCAAACTGCCGTGGATCGCCTTGGGTTTTGGCTGGCTGCTGGCATTGCTGGCATTGCTGGGGCCGAGTTGGCAACGGGTCGAGCAGACCAGCCAGAAGCCGGTGGACCCGCTGGTGGTGCTGCTGGAGTTGACCCCGGAAATGCTCGCCGCCGACAGCCCACCCACCCGCCTGGAGCAGGCGCGCCGCAAACTGCTGGACCTGCTGCAAGCGCGCAGCGATTCGCAGACCGCGATCATTGTCTACGCCGGTAGCGCACACACCCTCGTGCCGCTGTCCGATGACCTGTCGACCAGCAAAAACCTGCTGGACGCCATCAAGCCCTCGATCATGCCCGAAGCGGGCCAGCGCGCTGACCTGGGCGTGATCAAGGCCCTCGCCCTGCTCAAACAAGGGGATCTGGGCGTGGGACGTCTTCTGTGGATCGGCTCGTCGCTGAACGACGCCGAGCGCCAAGGCATCCGCTCGGTCATGACCGGCCATGCGCCACAGCTGCTGATGCTCGGTGTCGGCACCGCCGAAGGTGCGCCGGTTGCGCAGGAGAAAGGCGGATTCCTCAAGGATGCGCAGGGCGGCATTCTGGTGCCGCGCCTCGATGGCAACAGCCTCAAGGACTTCGCTGAAGAACTCGGCGGTCATTACACCTCGTTGCGGCTGGACGATGACGACCTGCGCGAACTCGGGTTACTCGATGGCCCGAAAGACCTGCGCAGTCAGGGCCAGACCGTCCGACTCGACAGTTGGGCCGACCAGGGTTACTGGCTGTTACTGCCCCTGCTGTTGCTGGCCGCCTGTGCCGGTCGACGCGGTTGGGTGCTGTGCCTGCCGTTGTTGATGCTGGTTCCGCAACACAGCTATGCCTTCGAGTTCAAAGACCTGTTCCTGCGTCCCGATCAACAGGGCCAGCACTTGCTGCAACGCCATCGACCCGGCGAAGCCGCGCGGCACTTCGAAGACGTACAGTGGCAAGGCATCGCGCTCTACGAAGCGGGCGACTATGCCGGTGCCGCTCAGCGTTTCGCCCAGGGCAACAGCGCCGCCGACCATTACAATCGCGGCAATGCCCTGGCCAAGAGCGGTGAACTGGACGCGGCCATCGATGCCTATGAACAGGCACTCGAACGTCAGCCGGACTTTCCGGCCGCCGCCGCGAACAAAGCGCTGGTCGAACAGATGCTGGAGCAGAACAAGCAGGCGGCCGCCGAAGACGCCAGTGAAGGTAAAACGGAAGGCGATGACGCCGCGAACAATCCACGTTCGGACAGCGCAGAGCAACAACAAACGAATCCGCAGGCGCCGGTTCAGAACGGGGACGATGACAACAATTCGCGTAGCACGTCTGAAATATCCGGTGGCGCCGGCACCTCCGACGCCATGCCGAACGACGACGAACCGACCCGGGCGCCCAGTCGTCCGGCCGACCCTCACCTCAATGGCGAACAGCGCCAGGCGCTCGAACAATGGCTGCGACAGATCCCCGACGAACCCGGCGAACTGCTGCGACGCAAATTCTGGTACGAACAACAGCAACATCAGGAAAAAGCCCGATGA